Genomic segment of Peribacillus frigoritolerans:
GCACACCAGAGGAAATCGATAAGGCAATAAAGTTAGGGTTGAATTACCCAATGGGACCATTTGAGCTAGGTGATTTGGTGGGACTGGATGCCCGTTTGAATAATTTAAAATACTTACATAGTAAGCTTGGTGAGAAATACCGCCCGGCTCCCCTCCTTGAACAGTATGTTAAAGCTGGCAGGCTCGGCCGTAAGTCAGGTAAAGGTGTGTACGATTATACAAAAGACGGCGAGCTGGTGAGGAAATGAAGGATGTTGTGATCATTGATGCTGTGAGAACACCAATCGGAAGATATAAAGGCGCTTTGAAAAGCGTTAGACCGGATGACCTCGGTGCAATTGTAATCAAGGCGCTGACCGATCGCAATCCAGAGCTGCCGCCTGATCAAATTGAGGATGTCATTTTCGGGAATGCAAATCAAGCTGGGGAGGATAATCGCGATGTGGCCCGGATGTCCGCCCTTTTAGCTGGTCTTCCGGTAAATGTAGGTGGAACGACAATAAATCGTTTATGTGGCTCCGGATTGGATGCCGTCATGTACGCTGCACGCTCCATTGCAGTTGGTGAAGGCGATATTTATATCGCAGGCGGTACTGAAAGCATGACAAGGGCGCCGTACGTCATGGCCAAACCTGAGAGTGAATTTCCGCGGGGTTCAATGGAGCTTCAGGATACAACGATTGGATGGCGTTTCACGAATGAGAAACTTAAAGAAATGTATGGTGCGGATTCCATGCCTCAAACGGCTGAAAACGTCGCCCTGCGTTTTTCGGTTTCAAGGGAGGACCAAGATCAATTCGCGTATCAAAGCCAGCAAAGAGCGAAAAAAGCAGTGGAAAATGAGCGTTTCATTAATGAAATCGTACCTGTTCGATATACAGATCGTAAAGGGAATGAGGTCATTATCGAGAAGGATGAACACCCTCGTCCTGACACGACCATCGAAAAGTTGGAAAAACTCAAACCAATCTTTAAAGGCGGCACTGTAACGGCCGGTAATGCTTCAGGTGTAAATGATGGAGCCTCGGCATTACTTTTGATGAGTGCAGAAAAAGCACGGGAGCTTGGATTGAAGCCACTGGCCAAATATGTTGTAGGGGCGGTAGCGGGTTTGGAACCGTCCATTATGGGCCTTGGTCCGATCCATGCCACTAAAAAGGCATTGGAGAGGGCAAGCTTGGCGATTGAAGACATCGGGCTAGTGGAATTGAATGAAGCATTCGCTTCCCAATCCTTGGAGTGCATCCGCCAGTTGAAATTGGATCAGGGGAAAGTGAATGTCAACGGCGGAGCAATAGCGTTTGGCCATCCGCTCGGTGCAAGCGGGGCGCGTATTTTAACAACACTTGTCCACGAAATGAAAAAGCGGAAAGTACGCTATGGTCTTGCGACGATGTGTGTAGGCGTTGGCCAAGGCATATCCGCCATTATAGAAAATATCGAAACAAATTAAGGGGAGGAGACTCATGTCCAAGGTTATTTATGAAGTGATAAATCAAATCGGTTATATAACAGTGAATCGGCCCGACGTATTGAACTGCTTCGACTATGAGACACTTTGTGAACTTCAGGAAGTCATCGATGCAGTTTTTTATGACGGCGATATCCGTGTCGTCATTTTCACCGGTGCTGGGGAAAAAGCATTCAGCGCGGGAGCGGATTTGAAAGAAAGAAAGTCTTTGAATGATGCGGAAGTAAGAAGGAACGTTAAGGCGATTCGTGATGTTTTTAATAGTATCGCAGGGCTTCCGCAGCCAACCATAGCTGCCGTCAATGGATATGCATTGGGGGGAGGATTTGAATGGCTGCTTTCATGTGACTTTGCAATTGCTGCCGAAGGTGTTTCTTTGGGGCTCACTGAAACTAGCTGGGCCATTATTCCTGGGGCAGGCGGTACACAGCGGCTGCCGAGATTGATTGGAGAAATGAAAGCGAAGGAATTGATCTTCACCGCTAAAAAATTGACTGCAGAAGAGGCATATCAATTAGGGATCCTTTTGAAGGTCGTGCCAAGGGATCAACTAATGTCAGCTTGTGGAGAATTGGCAGCCAATATCATGAAAAACGGGCCGATTGCAGTCAAACAAGCCAAATATGCGATTGACCAAGGAATGAATACGGACTTGCAAACCGGAATGGCCATAGAAGGAAAAGCCTATGAATTGACCATCCCGACTCAAGACAGATCGGAAGCGCTCCTGGCATTTAGTGAACGGAGAAAAGCACGATTTACTGGTGAATAATATTGCGCTTTCATTTAAAAAAGATATAATAATTATTATGTCTTCCGTGTGAAAATAGTAACAATGTCAGGACGAGGTGAGAAAGATAGGTACTAATACACAATCCATGATTTTTACGATATACGGCGATTATATCCGTAACTATGGAAGTAAAATCTGGATAGGCAGTTTAATTCGTTTGTTAAAGGAATTCGGCCATAATGAGCAGGGCGTTCGTGTAGCCGTTTCACGAATGGTCAAGCAAGGTTGGATTCAATCAGAGAAGCAGGGAAATAAAAGCTATTACTTTTTGACTGATCGCGGTGTGCAGAGAATGGATGAAGCGGCCAACCGCATATATAAGATGAAACCGAATGAATGGGACGGTAAATGGCGTATCTTAATGTACACGATCCCTGAAGATAAGCGGCAATTACGGGATGATCTCCGTAAAGAATTATTATGGAGCGGGTTTGGCAGCTTTTCAAGTGGTTGCTGGATTTCCCCTAATGATTTGGAGAAACAAATCAATCGCTTGATCGAGAAATATGACATAGATGAATATGTTGATTTTTTCATTTCGGAGTACAAAGGTCCAAAGGAAAATCAATCGCTTGTCGAGAAGAGCTGGCATTTAGAAGAGATTGAAAGTAAATATGAAGAATTCATCGAGAAATACAGCAAACAATTCATCGTTCATCAAAGCATCATTAGCAGGGGCGAAATGTCCGATGCTGATTGTTTTGTGGAACGAACGAATTTGGTGCATGAATACCGTAAATTTTTATTTATCGATCCGGGCCTGCCAAAGGAACTTCTGCCTTCAAAGTGGAATGGGAATCATGCTGCTCTTTTATTTAGCCAGTATTATCAAGTCTTGGCTGAACCAGCAAGCCGTTTCTTTGAAAGCGTATTTCAGGAAAACAATGATTTATGCCGGAAAGACGAAACCTATAATGCCAAGGACCATCCACTGATCATTAAGTGAAAAAGAGCCTCGGCCAGTCGCTAATGACGACTTGCCGAGGCTCTTTTCACATTATCATTTTCGACTCTTGCTTTTACTTAATCAAGTATCCCTTTGAAGTCTTTTCCTTTTTGAACATATGTATCGATTGAAAGTTGGATCAATTCAAGATCTTTATCATTCAATCTGCGAACCACTTTCCCCGGGGAACCAATAACCAGTGAACGTGGGGGGATGATTTTGCCAGAGGAAATCAATGTGTTCGCTCCGACGATGCATTCTTCGCCGATCTCTACATTATCCAATATCGTTGATCCCATACCGATAATGGAGCGTTTGCCTATTTTACAGCCATGCAGGATGACATTGTGACCAACCGTCACTTCGTCTTCAATGACAACTGGGCATCCTTCAAATAAATGAATGGTTGAATTATCTTGAATACTGCATTTTTCTCCTATTGTAATTGAATCTTCATCACCGCGCAGTACGGAATTAAACCAAATGGTCGAGTCTTTCCCGATCGAAACATCACCGATTAAATGAGCGCCGGGTGCCACGAAAACAGTATCATCAATGGATGGTTTTTTATTATTGTACAGAATAATCATAGTCTCGCTCCTTTTTGAAAAGTCAGAATTGTTTTTCTAATGAATATAGTATAACATTAAATTGACAGGGAGGGATGAAAGTGAAATATATTTGTGAACTTTTTGCGATAAAATATCCCATTATACAAGGCGGCATGGGGAATATAAGCAATGCAAGTCTTGCGGCTGCAGTATCCAATGCAGGAGGACTTGGGACAATAGGGTGCGGTACCATGAATCCTGAACAGGTGGAAGCCATCATTCTCGAAACCAAAGATAAAACCAATAACAATTTCGCGTTGAACATTCCAATAAATGTTAGTCCATATACAGATGAGTTAGTGAATCTTGTCCTGAAGCATGAAATACCTGTAGTTTCCTTATCTGCAGGAAATCCTGCCCCTTTCATTCCGCTATTGCAAAAAAAGAATATAAAAGTGATTGCCATCGTTGCGTCGGTCAAGCACGCGCAAAAAGCGCAAGCTGCAGGGGCTGATGTGTTGGTCGCAGAAGGGTTTGAAGCGGCCGGGATCAATTCGAACCTGGAAATGACGACCTTTACACTCATTCCGCAAATCAGCAAGCATGTGACGCTCCCGGTTTTGGCAGCTGGCGGAATAGGCAATGGACGGGGTTTGGCAGCGGCATTGATGCTGGGGGCTTCAGGAGTCCAATTGGGAACCAGGCTGATCGCTACACAAGAGGCACCGTTCCATCCGTCATATAAACAGAAACTGATCGAAGCTATGGGCAATGATACGGTAATTTTGGGCAGAACGTTTGGCCAGGTCAGAAGGGTATTGAAGGACCCATATACCGAGAAAGTCCTGGATTTGGAAAAACAGGGGCTGTCTCCTGTGAATTATCGTGAAATGACCTCTGAGGTCCATCATATTAATGGCGCGATGAACGGGGATGTTAACAATGGTTTTATGAACAGCGGCCAGGTTGCCGGATTGATTGACGATATACCCACGGTAAAAGAATTACTTGATGGCATGATGAAAGATGCAAAAAAACAAATGGAAGATGGATTGAGGAGGCTCTCTGCCCCTTTTATGATTTGAGAGCGGGGTACCGATATTCATTTCTAATGGATTATATGTAATAAGGAAAATTCTATGGAATACAAAGACAAAAACTAATAGTTAATTCATAACAAAGAAGGCGCCATGATCAGGCGCCTTTTTGATTTATGTCATTAT
This window contains:
- a CDS encoding NAD(P)H-dependent flavin oxidoreductase, giving the protein MKYICELFAIKYPIIQGGMGNISNASLAAAVSNAGGLGTIGCGTMNPEQVEAIILETKDKTNNNFALNIPINVSPYTDELVNLVLKHEIPVVSLSAGNPAPFIPLLQKKNIKVIAIVASVKHAQKAQAAGADVLVAEGFEAAGINSNLEMTTFTLIPQISKHVTLPVLAAGGIGNGRGLAAALMLGASGVQLGTRLIATQEAPFHPSYKQKLIEAMGNDTVILGRTFGQVRRVLKDPYTEKVLDLEKQGLSPVNYREMTSEVHHINGAMNGDVNNGFMNSGQVAGLIDDIPTVKELLDGMMKDAKKQMEDGLRRLSAPFMI
- a CDS encoding acetyl-CoA C-acyltransferase, which produces MKDVVIIDAVRTPIGRYKGALKSVRPDDLGAIVIKALTDRNPELPPDQIEDVIFGNANQAGEDNRDVARMSALLAGLPVNVGGTTINRLCGSGLDAVMYAARSIAVGEGDIYIAGGTESMTRAPYVMAKPESEFPRGSMELQDTTIGWRFTNEKLKEMYGADSMPQTAENVALRFSVSREDQDQFAYQSQQRAKKAVENERFINEIVPVRYTDRKGNEVIIEKDEHPRPDTTIEKLEKLKPIFKGGTVTAGNASGVNDGASALLLMSAEKARELGLKPLAKYVVGAVAGLEPSIMGLGPIHATKKALERASLAIEDIGLVELNEAFASQSLECIRQLKLDQGKVNVNGGAIAFGHPLGASGARILTTLVHEMKKRKVRYGLATMCVGVGQGISAIIENIETN
- the paaX gene encoding phenylacetic acid degradation operon negative regulatory protein PaaX, with the protein product MGTNTQSMIFTIYGDYIRNYGSKIWIGSLIRLLKEFGHNEQGVRVAVSRMVKQGWIQSEKQGNKSYYFLTDRGVQRMDEAANRIYKMKPNEWDGKWRILMYTIPEDKRQLRDDLRKELLWSGFGSFSSGCWISPNDLEKQINRLIEKYDIDEYVDFFISEYKGPKENQSLVEKSWHLEEIESKYEEFIEKYSKQFIVHQSIISRGEMSDADCFVERTNLVHEYRKFLFIDPGLPKELLPSKWNGNHAALLFSQYYQVLAEPASRFFESVFQENNDLCRKDETYNAKDHPLIIK
- a CDS encoding enoyl-CoA hydratase-related protein; protein product: MSKVIYEVINQIGYITVNRPDVLNCFDYETLCELQEVIDAVFYDGDIRVVIFTGAGEKAFSAGADLKERKSLNDAEVRRNVKAIRDVFNSIAGLPQPTIAAVNGYALGGGFEWLLSCDFAIAAEGVSLGLTETSWAIIPGAGGTQRLPRLIGEMKAKELIFTAKKLTAEEAYQLGILLKVVPRDQLMSACGELAANIMKNGPIAVKQAKYAIDQGMNTDLQTGMAIEGKAYELTIPTQDRSEALLAFSERRKARFTGE
- a CDS encoding gamma carbonic anhydrase family protein; translation: MIILYNNKKPSIDDTVFVAPGAHLIGDVSIGKDSTIWFNSVLRGDEDSITIGEKCSIQDNSTIHLFEGCPVVIEDEVTVGHNVILHGCKIGKRSIIGMGSTILDNVEIGEECIVGANTLISSGKIIPPRSLVIGSPGKVVRRLNDKDLELIQLSIDTYVQKGKDFKGILD